The window GTACAGCGACCCCTCCCACAGGCCCGAGTTGCCGTACTTCTCGCCGTAGCGGACGATGCCGCCGTCGATCTGGTACACCTCACGGAACCCGCGGTTGAGCATGAGGGAGGAGAGGATCTCGCAGCGCACACCGCCGGTGCAGTACGTGACGACGGGCCGGTCCTTCATCCAGTCGTACTTGCCGGACTCGAGCTCGTCGATGAAGTCGTGCGTGGTGGTGACGTCCGGGACGACCGCGTCACGGAACCTGCCGATCTGCGCCTCCATCGCGTTACGGCCGTCGAAGAAGACGACGTCGTCGCCGCGGGACTCGACGAGCTCGTTGACCTCCTCCGGCTTGAGGTGGACGCCGCCGCCCATGATGCCGTTCTCGTCGACCTTGATCTCCCCGGCCGCGTTGAAGGCGACGATCTCGTCGCGGACCTTCACGCTCAGCTTCGGGAAGTCCTCCGCCCCACCCTCGGACCACTTGAACTCCATGTCCCGGAAGCCCGGGTAGTCCCGCGTCTTGCGGATGTACCTCTTGCACGCGTCGATGTCACCGCCGACGGTGCCGTTGATGCCGTGCTCCGAGACGAGGATGCGTCCGCGCAGCCCGAGCGACTCGCAAAGGTCGCGCTGCCAGAGCATCACCGCCTTCGGGTCGGCGATCGGGGTGAAGCGGTAGTAGAGGAGGATTTTGCTGATGGCCACGAGGAAAAGTCTAGTCCTGCGGGGCGTGGCCTCCGATCAGGGGTATTTGAGCCGGGGCATCAGTCGGGAGGCCGGTCCGGCGCACCCGGTTGATGCCCTCAGTCGAATACCCCCTACCGCTTCCGGTACAGCGACTTGCGCCAGTACTCTGGCTCGGAGGTGACGAGCACGCCCAGGTTGCGGAAGATGTCCTCGTCCACCGAGCCGAGGATGGTGGTGGTGTGGACCTCGCAGCCGCGGAGGTTCTTCAGCTCGGCCAGGGCCCGGCGCGCGTCGTCGCTGCCGGCGGCGGACACGGACAGGGCGATGAGCACCTCGTCGGTGTGCAGGCGCGGGTTGCGGGAGCCGAGGTGCTCCGTCTTGAGGGTCTGGATCGGCTCGATCGACTCGGGGGAGAGCAGGTGCAGCTCCCGGTCGATGCCGGCGAGGTGCTTGAGGGCGTTGAGCAGCATGCCGGCCGAGCAGCCCAGCAGCGGGGTGGTCTTGCCGGTGATGATGGTGCCGTCGGCGAGTTCGATCGCGGAGCCCGGCTCGCCGGTCTGGTGGGCGACGGCCAGGGCGGGGGCGACCACGCGGCGGTCCTCGACGGTGGTGCGTGCCTTCGACATGATCATGCCGATGCGGGAGGAGACGACGTCGTCGAGGTCCTCACGGCGTTCGTCGACAAGTGCCTTGTAGTAGCGGCGCACGATCTCCTGACGGGAGGCCTCGCGGCAGATCTCGTCGTCGGAGATGCAGTGTCCGACCATGTTGACGCCCATGTCGGTGGGCGACTGGTAGGGGCTCTCCCCGGCGAGGGTCTCCAGGAGGGTGCGCAGGAGGGGGAAGACCTCGACGTCGCGGTTGTAGCTGGTGACCTGCCGGCCGTAGGCGGCGAGGTGGAAGGGGTCGATGACGTTGATGTCGTCGAGGTCGGCGGTGGCGGCCTCGTAGGCGAGGTTGACGGGGTGCTCGAGGGGGAGGTTCCAGATGGGGAAGGTCTCGAACTTGGCGTAGCCGGCCTTCACGCCCCGCTGGTACTCGTGGTACACCTGCGACAGGCAGGTGGCGAGCTTGCCGGAGCCGGGGCCCGGCGCGGTGACGACCACCAGGTCACGGCTGGTCTCGACGTAGTCGTTGACGCCGAAGCCCTGCTCGGAGACGATGCGGCGGGTGTCGGTCGGGTAGCCGGGGATGACACGGTGGCGGTGCACCTTGAGGCCCAGGCGCTGGAGGCGCTCCATGAAGGCGTGGGCGATGGGGTTGTCGTCGGTGAGCTGGGTGAGCACGACGTTCTCCACGAGGAAGCCCCGCTCCCGGAAGACGTCGATGAGGCGGAGGGTGTCCTCCTCGTACGGGATGCCGAGGTCGGCGCGGACCTTCTGGCGTTCGAGGTCCTTGGCGTTGAGGCAGACGATGATCTCGACGTCCTCCTTGATCCGCTCGAGCATGGCGATCTTGTTGTCCGGAGTGAAGCCGGGCAGGACGCGGGAGGCGTGCATGTCGTCGAAGAGCTTGCCGCCCATCTCGAGGTAGAGCTTGCCGCCGATCTCCGAGCGGCGGGCGTTGATGTGCTCCGACTGCAGTTGGATGTAACGTTCGCGATCGAATCCGATCCTGTGCGGCATGCGTGTTCCCCTGGGTTCGTGGATCTGACTGCACTGACCTTACCCGCCCCGGGTTGCGCAGCTTCCTCCACGCGTCTCACCTGGCCTGACGGTGCGCACCTGCGCTGACAGCCCACCGTTAGACTGTTCGGCATGCCTGAAGGTCATGTCATCCATCGTCTCGCCCGTGAGTTGAACGCGGGGTTCACCGGCGACGCACTGGAGGTCACGTCCCCGCAGGGTCGTTTCTCCGCCGAGGCGGCGCTTCTCGACGGCCACCGGATCGTCCGGGCCGAGGCCGTCGGCAAGCATCTGTTCATCGAGTTCGACGCACCCCACCCGGAGCACATCGTCTACATCCACCTGGGGCTCATCGGGCAGCTGCGGTTCGAGCCGGCCGGGGAGCAGGCGGGGCAGATCCGGCTGCGGATCCGCGCCGGGGACGTGGCGGCGCATCTGCGGGGGCCGCAGTGGTGCCGGCTCATCACGGAGGAGGAGTACGCGCAGATCCGGGCACGGTCGGGTGAGGACCCGATCCGTCCCGACGCCGACCCGGAGGTCCTGTGGCCGCGGATCCGGCGGTCGCGGCGCACGATCGGCTCGCTGCTGATGGACCAGAGGCTCTTCGCCGGGGTGGGCAACATCTACCGCGCGGAGACGCTGTTTCGCCTGGGGATCTCCCCGTTCCTGCCGGGTGCGCAGCTGACGAAGGCCGAGTTCGACAGCATCTGGCTCGACCTGGTGGGGCTCATGGCGGAGGGGGTGGAGTCGGGGCGCATCGACACGGTGCGGGAGATCCACACCCCGGAGGCCATGGGGCGGGCGCCCCGGAAGGACGACCACGGCGGCGAGGTGTACGTCTACCGCCGCGCCGGGCTGCCCTGCTACGTGTGCGGCACGCCGGTGTGCCACCGGGTGCTGGAGGGCCGCAATCTCTTCTGGTGCCCCTCGTGTCAGGACGGTGACTAGCCTGAGGGCATGACGTCGCGCAGCCTCGCCCATCCGGTCGCCACGATCCGTGCCTGCGAACAGGTGCTTCTCGACGCCCAACCGGAACCTGACCACCTCATGCGCCAGGCGGCCCACGCGGTGGCCGTCGCGGCGGACGCGCTGCTCAGCGACGTGGAGGCGCCGGAGGTCTGCCTGCTGGTCGGCGCCGGGGGCAACGGCGGTGACGCGCTCTACGCGGGGGCGGAGCTCGCGGCCTCCCACGGTGGCCGAGGTGTCCACGCGATCCTCCTCGGCCGGGAGGGGCGCGTGCACGAGCGGGCGTTGGCGGCCTTCGAGGAGGCCGGCGGTGTCGTCGTGCGTCACCTGCCGCCGCAGCCCGCGGGGGACCTCATCATCGACGGCGTCCTCGGCATCGGCGGCGCGGGCGGTCTCTCCCCGGAACTGGGGGCCTGGCTGCGGCGGGCCCGGGAGGAGGCGATCCCGGTCCTGGCGGTCGACGTCCCCTCGGGCGTGGACGCCGACACCGGTGCCCTGCCGGAGCACCACGTCACCGCCGACGTCACCGTGACGTTCGGTGGTCTACGCCTCGCGCACGCGGTGGGCAACGCGTGCGGTGAGATCCTCGTGGCCGACATCGCGAACGGGGAGGACTCCCTGGGTGACGCGCTGGCCCGCGAGGTGCTCGAGGGCCGTTCCCCGTATGTGCTGGTCCTGCGCGCGCTGGCCCCCTCCCGGGACTGGCCGCTGCCGCTCCACGCGCCGCACACGCCGGAGTGGTCGGGGCCGCTCGAACCCGGCGCGGGGGACGACAAGTACAGCGGCGGGGTGGTCGGCCTGTGCGCGGGGTCGGGGACGTACCCGGGGGCCGCGGTGCTCACCGCCCTGGGGGCCGTGCGTGCGACCAGTGCGATGGTCCGGTACGTCGGCCCGCTGGGGCGTGACGTCGTCCGGGCGGTGCCGGAGGTGGTCATCTCCGCCACGGTGGCGGACACCGGCCGGGTGCAGGCGTGGGTCGTCGGACCCGGCCGCGGCGAGGACGCGTCCGAGCTCGAGGAGCTGCTGGCCCGCCCCGAACCGCTGCTTGTCGACGCCGACGCGATCACCCTCCTCGCCCGCTCCCCGGAGCTGCGCTCCGCGCTGCGGGCGCGGGAGGGGGACACCCTGCTCACCCCGCACGCCGGCGAGTTCCGCCGCCTGGCCGACGCCGTCGGCGGCCTGCCGGACGTCACCGCCGACCCCCTCGGGGCGGTGCAGGCGCTGGCGGAGGACCTGCGGTGTGAGGTGCTGCTCAAGGGCCGCCGCACGATCCTGTGGACCGGCGGGCGGATCGTCACCGTCGACGCCGGCTCCTCCTGGGCCGCGACGCCCGGCTCGGGGGACGTGCTCGCCGGGATCGCGGGGGCGTGGATCGCCCGCGCCGGGATGCCCGGCGTCGTGGAGGCGGTGGCGGTCCACGGGGTGGCCACGTGGCTGTCCGCGCAGACCCCCGACGGGCCCGCACCGACCTCGGCCTCCCGGATCGCGGAGGCGGTGCCGCAGGCGACGGCACGGCTGTCACGGGGGCGTCGACAAGCGGAAAACCGCGCCACCCACGAGGGGTGACGCGGTTTCTGCGACCGGGGTGGAGCTAGTGCAGGGACTTGCCCTGAATGCCCTTCGGGACCATGAAGACCGCGATGAGCGAGATGAGGGAGACCACCGCGATGTAGATGCCGATGGAGAGGGAGGTGCCGGTGCCCTCGAGCAGCATCGTGGCGATCATCGGGGCGAAGGCACCACCGATGATGGAACCGATGGCGTAGCCGATGGAGACACCGGAGAGGCGGACCTCAGCCGGGAACATCTCGGCGTACAGCGCAGACTGCGGGCCGTAGGTGGAACCGAGCAGGATGCCGAGGACGACCATCGCCATGATGAACAGCGCGACGTTGCCGGTGTCGACGAGCAGCCAGGTCGGGATGGCCCACAGGATGGAACCGATGTAACCGAGGGCGAAGACCTGCTTGCGGCCCAGGGTGTCGGACAGAGCACCGAAGACCAGCGTCGCGACGATCCAGGAGATCGCCGTGGCGGCGGTGACGGCCAGGGTGGTGGTGCGGTCGTAACCGACGACCTTGGTGCCGTAGGAGACGATGTACGCGATGGCCAGGTAGCCCGCGGCGTTGACGCCCGCGAAGATGAAGGCGGCCAGGGCGACCTTGCCGGAGTGCTCCTTGAACAGCTTGGACAGCGGTGCGGAGGACTTCTTCTTCAGCTCCTCCAGCTCGGAGAAGACCGGGGACTCCTCGACCAGGCGACGGATGAGGAAGCCGATGACGATCAGGACGAGGGAGGAGACGAACGGGATACGCCAGCCCCAGGACTCGAACTGCTCGGTGCTCAGGGTCGCGGAGAGGACCAGCATGAACAGGGTGGCCAGCAGCATGCCGGCCGGGACGCCGACCTGCGGGAAGGCACCGAAGTAGCCGCGGCGGTGGACCGGCGCGTGCTCGACGGCCAGCAGGGCGGCGCCGCCCCACTCACCACCTGCGGACAGGCCCTGCAGGATACGCAGGAAGACCAGGATCACCGGGGCGGCGATGCCGATCTGCGCGTAGGTGGGCAGAAGGCCCATGGCCACGGTCGCGCCGCCCATGCCCAGCAGGGTGATGACGAGGACCGGCTTACGACCGAGACGGTCGCCGAGGTGGCCGGCGATGATCGCACCCAGGGGGCGGAAGAGGAACGAGATGCCCAGGGACGCCCAGGAGATGATCTGGGCCATCGTCGGGGACTCGTTGGAGGCGGGGTTGAAGTACTGGGCAGCGAAGATGAGCGCCGCTGCCTGAGCGTAGATGAAGAAGTCGAACCACTCGATCGTGGTTCCGACCATGGCGCCGGAGAGGACACGGCGGTGCTCCGCGGTGATCGGCTGCGGATCCGTGGTGGAGACCGTGCCGGTGGCGCCGGAGGCGAGAGTGTCGTTGGTCATCGCGGTGGGCTTTCTGTGGGAAGGGGGAGAGGGGGTGCTGGGGGTCAGCGGTTGTCGACGATGCGCTTGGCCTTGCCTTCGCCGCTGTCGACCTGGTCGACCACGTCGACGTCGACGGTGACGCCCATGCGGTCCTTGATGAGCTTGCGGAGGTTGAACTGCGAGTAGTTGATCTCCTCCGGGGTGCGGCCCGGGGCATGCTCGACGACCAGGGTCAGGTGGTCCATGCGGCCCCGCTTGGTGAGGACGCACTGGTAGCGCGGGCGGAGGTTCTTGTCCATGGTGATGAGCTCCTCGAACTGGGTCGGGAAGCAGTTGACGCCACGGAGGATGATCATGTCGTCGTTGCGGGCGCTGATGCGGTCCAGGCGACGCATGGAGCGGGCGGTGCCCGGCAGCAGACGGGTGAGGTCGTGGGTGCGGTAGCGGATGACCGGGAAGGCCTCCTTGGTGATCGGGGTGATCACCAGCTCGCCGAGCTCGCCGTCCGGCACCGGCTCCAGGGTCTCCGGGTCGAGGATCTCCGGGTAGAAGTGGTCCTCCCAGACGGTGAGGCCGTCCTTGGTCTCGATGCACTCCTGGGCGACGCCGGGGCCCATGACCTCGGAGAGGCCGTAGATGTCGGTGGCGTCGATGCCGAAGCCGTCCTCGAGGTCCTTGCGCATGCCCTCGGTCCACGGCTCGGAGCCGAAGATGCCGACGCGGATGGAGGAGTCGCGCGGGTCCATGCCGTTGGCGCGCATGCGGTCGAGGACGTTGAGCATGTAGGACGGGGTGCCGACGATGGCGTCCGGCTCGAAGTCACGCATGATCTCGAGCTGCTTGTCGGTCTGGCCGCCGGACATCGGGATGGCGGTGGCACCGAGCTTCTCGACGCCGTAGTGCAGACCCAGGCCACCGGTGAACAGGCCGTAGCCGAAGGTCACCTGGACGCGGTCACCGGGGCGGACGCCGCCGGCGCGCAGGGAACGGGCGACCAGGTTGGACCAGTTCTCGATGTCGTTGCGGGTGTAGCCGACGACGGTGGGACGGCCGGTGGTGCCGGAGGAGGCGTGGATGCGGGCGATCTGGTGCTTCTGGACCGCGAACATGCCGAAGGGGTAGTTCTCACGGAGGACGGCCTTGTCCGTGAACGGGAACAGGGAGATGTCCTTGAGCTCCTTGAAGTCGTCCGGGTGGACGCCCTTCTCATCGAAGGCCCGACGGTAGTGCGGGACGTTGTAGTACGCGTGGCGCAGGGTGTTCTTCATGCGCTCGGTCTGCAGAGCGGTCAGCTCATCGCGGGAGGCGTACTCGATGCTGGTCTGGGGACCGTTGATCGTGGAGGTGATATCCGTCGAGGAAGCCACGGAGTGTTCCTTTCCTACGGTCGAACACCGGCATGGGGGCCGGGACCGTGGGTTAGCAGAAATGTGAATGCCATTTACTAACCGACCAATCGGTCGGCAAGTATGTGGTGGAGATTACAACCTCACACCTGTTACTTGCAACACATTGGCCCAAGAAAGTCGGGTCCTGACACACATTGCGCCTACCCCACTACCCCCGGAAAAGGGAAAACCGCAGGTCACGGCCCCGAGCCGCGACCCACCCGATACCCCACCCCGTTTATGCCCGCGACCGGACGATTCCCGTGAAAACCATTTCGGGGGTAATCGACTCCAGATCCGCCGGCGCGTAACGGCCCTCGGGGTTGTACCACTCCACGATCGAGTTGATCATCCCGAAGATGAGGCGCGCGACGACGCCGGCCTCCAGGTCGGTGCGCAGGGAACCCTCCTCCTGCGCCCGCTTGACGACGTCCACCAGCGCCCGGGTGATCACCCGGCGGCGGGCCATGATCGCGAGCTCGGCGTCGGTGTTGCCGCGCAGACGCAGCAGCAGCCGGACGTAGGCCGGGTACTCGCACAGCACGCGGGTGGTGCCGCCGATGAGCAGGCGCAGCTGCTCGACCGGGTCGGCGGTCTCGGCGAGGGCACCCTCGACGACGGCGGTGAGCTCCTCGAGCGCCTTGTCCGTGGCCTCGACGAGGATCTCCTCCTTGGAGGCGATGTGGTGGTAGATCGCCGACTTGCTCAGCCCGAGACGCTCGGCGAGGGCCCCCATGGAGGTCGCCTCGTAGCCGCGGGCGTTGAACTCCTCCACCGCGATGCGGATGACGTCCTCGCGGGCGTAACCGGGGCGACCCCGTCCCGAGCCGGTCGGGGTGACGGTAGTGGACATGTCTCTCCTTAACAGATCCGTGCTGCACGGGGGAGTGTACGTGACCACATACAAAGAGCTTGTATTGCATTTCCTACACAAAGTGACCCGCATCACGTACACTGACCGCTCAATACCGACCGATCGGGCGGTATTTCCGCGGCAGGAGGCGGCACTCGTGCCCCTGACCTGCGCCGACGACACCATTCCGCCAGTCCCACAGGAGTTCAGCATGACCCAGCTTCTCGCCCCCGGCGTCGCCCAGGGAGCCAAGTACGACCACGTCCGCACCATGTTCGAGGAGGATCTGGCCTCCGCGGGCCTGGGCATGGTCATCACCCACATCGGCGACGGCGAGGCCCGGGGCCACTTCACGATCCGCCCCGACATGTGCAACGGCCACGGCACCGCCCAGGGCGGCTACCTCTTCACCTTCGCCGACTCCCTGTTCGCCGGCGCCTGCAACTCCACCGGCAACATCGCGGTCGCGGCCCAGGTGGGCATCCACTACATCGCACCCGCCCGCGAGGGCGACGTCGTGGAGGGCCACGCGGTCGAGCGTCGCGTGTGGGGACGCAACGGGATCACCGACGTCACGCTCACCGTCAACGGCGAGCCCATCGCGGAGTTCCGCGGCACATCCCGTGTGGTCAGAGCGATCTGACGGGGGCAGCGGACACCCGCCAAACCACACCCGTCCGAAAGAAAGTGATCTACGCCATTGACATGGATCACACCCCACCCATATACTGACCGAACGATCGGTAATTAAATGCCGACGAGACCGTTGTCGAACTTCACCCGAACGAAGGATCACCGATGACCACCGCCACCGAAAACCTCTCCCCCGCCGATGCGGCCGGGCAGGAGAACTTCGACCGCCTCATCGCGGAAGACTCCCGCATCGAGCCCACCGACTGGATGCCTGCCGCATACCGCAAGACCCTGACCCGTCAGATCTCCCAGCACGCACACTCGGAGATCATCGGCATGCAGCCGGAGGCGAACTGGATCACCCGCGCGCCCTCCCTGAAGCGCAAGGCCATCCTCATCGCCAAGGTCCAGGACGAGGCCGGCCACGGCCTCTACCTGTACTCGGCCGCCGAGACCCTGCAGACCGGCCGCGACGAGCTCGTCGACCAGCTGCTCGAGGGTCGCGCCAAGTACTCCTCGATCTTCAACTACCCGGCACGCACCTGGGCCGACATCGGAGCCATCGGCTGGCTCGTCGACGGTGCCGCCATCGCGAACCAGGTCCCGCTGTGCCGTGCGTCCTACGCACCCTACGGCCGCGCCATGGTCCGCATCTGCAAGGAGGAGTCCTTCCACCAGCGCCAGGGCTGGGAGATCCTCTACGAGCTCTCCCACGGCACCCCGGAGCAGAAGCAGATGGCACAGGAGGCCATCAACCGCTTCTACGGCCCGGCACTGCAGATGTTCGGCCCGCCGGACAACGACTCCCCGAACTCCAAGCAGTCCATGGACTGGAAGATCAAGCGCTTCTCCAACGACGAGCTGCGCCAGCGCTTCGTCGACATGATCGTCCCGCAGGCCGAGGCCCTGGGCCTCCACTTCGAGGACCCGGACCTCAAGTGGAACGAGGAGCGCGGCCACTACGACTTCGGCGAGCTCGACTGGGCCGAGTTCTACTCCGCCATCAAGGGCGCCGGCCCCTGCAACGTCCAGCGCATGCAGCGTCGCCGCCAGGCCTTCGAGGAGGGTGCCTGGGTCCGCGAGGCCGCAGCCGCCTACGCCGAGAAGTACCAGTCCTCCGACTCCCAGCTCATCGCCTAACACGCCCCCACACATCAAGGAGCACATCAGAAATGTCTGACCAGCAGCACTGGCCCATGTGGGAGGTCTTCGTCCGAAGCTCCCGCGGTCTGTCCCACGTCCACGCAGGCTCCCTGCACGCCCCGGACGCCACCATGGCCCTGCGTAACGCACGCGACCTGTACACCCGTCGCAACGAGGGCACCTCCGTGTGGGTCGTCCCCACCGAGGCCGTCACCGCCTCCGACCCGGACTCCAAGGGCGGCTTCTTCGAGTCGGCCTCCGGCAAGAACTACCGCCACGCCACCTACTACGAGAAGTCTGAAGGGGTGCCGCACCTGTGAGCAGCTTCGCAACCGTTGATTCCGCCACCCGCCAGACCCAGGGTGACTCCCTCACCGCCGAGGACGTCCAGGGCCTCGGCGCCAAGGCCAGCGAGGACGTCGCCGCCTACGCCGCCATGCTGGGCGATGACGCCCTCATGCTCGGCCAGCGCCTGAGCTGGTGGATCTCCCGTGCGCCGGAGATGGAGGAGGACATCGCCCTCGCCAACATCGCACTGGACCTGATCGGCCACACCCGCTTCCTGTACTCCTACGCCGGCACCGCGTGGGACAAGACCGAGGACGACCTCGCCTACTTCCGCGAGGAGGAGGAGTTCCGCTCCGCCCGCCTCATGGAGCAGGAGAACGGTGACTTCGGCCAGACCATCGCCCGTCAGCTGATCGCCTCGTACTACATGCTCGGCCTGTACACGGCCCTGCTGGACTCCAAGGACGAGACCCTCGCCGCCATCGCCGCGAAGGCCGTCAAGGAGGTCGAGTACCACGTCGACCACGCGAACCAGTGGGTTCTGCGTCTCAGCCTGGGCACCGAGCTGTCCAAGCACCGCATCGAGGAGGGCCTGTTCTACATGTGGCCCTACGTCGATGAGCTGTTCGAGGACCTGGAGCTGCACACCCGCCTCGCCGAGCAGGGCATCGCCGTCCTGCCGTCGAGCCTCCGCGCCGAGTTCGACGAGCGCATCAAGCACGTGCTCGACACCGCCGAGCTGGAGATCCCGCAGACCCCGCAGGCCATGTCCGGCCAGCGCACGGGCCGCTTCTCCGAGCTGCGCGCCTACATCCTCGCCGAGCTGCAGGTCTTCGCCCGCAAGCACCCCGGCGCCACCTGGTAAGACCACCCGCACATCCGAAGGAGGAAAGTCGTGACCACCCATCCCCTGCGTCCCACCGATCCTGAGGCCGCCAAGGTCTGGGACACCGCCGCCAGCGTGCCCGACCCGGAGATCCCCGTGATCTCCATCGCGGACCTGGGCATTCTTCGCGACGCCGCCATCATCGACGGCACTGCGGTGGTGACGATCACCCCGACCTACTCCGGATGTCCGGCCATGGACCACATCACGCGTGAGGTCGAGGAGGCGCTCGTCGCCGCCGGCTACGAGAACTCCCGCGTCGACCTGGTGCTCCAGCCCGCCTGGACCACCGACTGGATCACCGAGGAGGGTCGCGAGCAGCTGCGTGACTACGGCATCGCGCCGCCCGTGCACGCTGCCGGCGACCCCCGTCAGGGTCCGATCAAGCTCACCCTCGCTCCCCCGCCCCCGGTCCCGTGCCCGCGCTGCGGCTCGACCCGGACCAAAAACATCGCCCAATTCGGCTCGACCTCCTGCAAGGCCCTGTACTCCTGCGAGGACTGCCTCGAGCCCTTCGACTACTTCAAGGTGCACTGATGACCGCTCCCACCAAGAAAAAGGCCAAGTTCAACCCGCTGCAGGTCTCTGAGGTCCGTCGCCTGACCGACAACGCCGTCGAGGTCAGCTTCGAGGTCCCGGAAGAGCTTCGTGAGGACTACGACTACGTCCCCGGTCAGTACGTCGCGCTGCGTGCCGACATCGACGGCCAGGAGGTCCGTCGTTCGTACTCGATCTGTGACATCCCGCGCCCGGGCGTCATCCGCGTCGCCATCAAGCGCGACCTCGGTGGCGTCTTCTCCACCTGGGCCAACGACGAGCTCGAGCCGGGCACCGTCATCGAGGTCATGAACCCGCAGGGTGCCTTCACCTCGCGTGTCCACGTCACCTCCCTCAACGACGCCCAGGAGCTGCTCAAGGACGAGCTGGCCGACGTCGATGGTGCCCCGCACCTGGTCGCCATCGCCGCGGGCTCCGGCATCACCCCGATCATGTCGATCGCGCAGGCCCTGCTGTCGGGCTCCAGGTCCGCGACCTTCGAGCTGGTCTACGCCAACAAGGGCGGCGGCGACGTCATGTTCGCCGAGGAGATCGGCGACCTCAAGGACAAGTACCCGACCCGTTTCGCGGTGCACCACGTCCTGTCCCGTGAGCAGCGCGTCAACCCGCTGTTCTCCGGCCGCATCGACGACGAGAAGCTCTCCCTCCTCCTGGACAAGGTCATCCGCACCGACGAGACCGACGAGTGGTTCCTCTGCGGACCCTTCGAGCTGGTCCAGCTGGTCCGCGACGAGCTCGACAGCCGTGGCGTGAGCAGCGACAACGTCCGTTTCGAGCTGTTCTCCACCGGTAAGCCGCAGGACGGCCCGGGCCAGGGCAACACCGGCCGTCCGGTCGTCGTCGACCCGCACGGCCGCAACATCACCGTCTCCTTCAAGCTGGACGGCCTGTCCGGTTCCATCGAGTCCCCGGTCTCCGCGAACGAGACGATCCTCAACGCCGCCCTGCGCGCGCGCCCGGACGTCCCCTTCGCCTGCGCCGGCGGTGTCTGCGGCACCTGCCGCGCCAAGGTCATCGAGGGCGAGTTCGAGATGGACGAGAACTACGCGCTGGAGCCCGACGAGGTCGCCCAGGGCTACGTCCTGACCTGTCAGACCCGCGCCACCGGTGACAAGATCACCGTCGACTACGACGCCTAGAGGACCCACACCGTGATTGATCTCCACATCGAGGACAACGTCGCCGAGGTTGTCCTCAACAACCCGAAGGCACTGAACTCGCTGACCGAGGCGGATCTGCAGGAGCTCTCCGACGTCTACACCGAGGCCGCCGACCGTGGTGTCCGCGCCCTGGTGCTGCGTGGCGAGGGCCGCGGTTTCTGCGCCGGACGCAACATCCGCGGTCTCGACCCGCGTGACGACGACGCCACCGACTACCTGGCCAACAAGGTCACGCCGGTGCTGCAGCAGATGAGCACCTTCCCCGCCCCGACCTTCGGCGCCGTCCACGGCGTGTGCCTGGGTGTCGGGCTGGGCCTGGCCATCGCCTGCGACATCGTCTACGTGGCCGAGGACGCGACCTTCGGCTCCCCCTTCGCCAACCTGGGCGCCACCCTCGACTCCGGCGGGCACTCCCTGTTCGTCGAGCGTCTGGGTGCGCACCGGGCGATGGACCTCATCGTCACCGGGGACATGATCTCCGGTGCCGAGGCCGTCA of the Corynebacterium humireducens NBRC 106098 = DSM 45392 genome contains:
- a CDS encoding enoyl-CoA hydratase/isomerase family protein — its product is MIDLHIEDNVAEVVLNNPKALNSLTEADLQELSDVYTEAADRGVRALVLRGEGRGFCAGRNIRGLDPRDDDATDYLANKVTPVLQQMSTFPAPTFGAVHGVCLGVGLGLAIACDIVYVAEDATFGSPFANLGATLDSGGHSLFVERLGAHRAMDLIVTGDMISGAEAVTAGLFSRALPAEELVEFTREKARRAANGATRAFLTSRTLVQDIRDNRRGLWESVADENVAQGELCSSADYLEGFAAFNEKRKPVFTGN
- the paaE gene encoding 1,2-phenylacetyl-CoA epoxidase subunit PaaE, whose protein sequence is MTAPTKKKAKFNPLQVSEVRRLTDNAVEVSFEVPEELREDYDYVPGQYVALRADIDGQEVRRSYSICDIPRPGVIRVAIKRDLGGVFSTWANDELEPGTVIEVMNPQGAFTSRVHVTSLNDAQELLKDELADVDGAPHLVAIAAGSGITPIMSIAQALLSGSRSATFELVYANKGGGDVMFAEEIGDLKDKYPTRFAVHHVLSREQRVNPLFSGRIDDEKLSLLLDKVIRTDETDEWFLCGPFELVQLVRDELDSRGVSSDNVRFELFSTGKPQDGPGQGNTGRPVVVDPHGRNITVSFKLDGLSGSIESPVSANETILNAALRARPDVPFACAGGVCGTCRAKVIEGEFEMDENYALEPDEVAQGYVLTCQTRATGDKITVDYDA